A genomic stretch from Alosa sapidissima isolate fAloSap1 chromosome 3, fAloSap1.pri, whole genome shotgun sequence includes:
- the LOC121704752 gene encoding adhesion G protein-coupled receptor E1 isoform X1, with amino-acid sequence MRYRGHLLIWELLLLLLFLVVISEGCATGCKDGCKKERNGSCIDENECDEEEVELLCGHNAECFNTEGSYYCQCESGFKSTKGNVNFTGEDSVTCQDINECVVENIDCGPHTTCVNNIGGYTCMCEDGFKTSSGKETFQVDQGVTCQDIDECTVENCGPHATCQNTQGSYACICEDGFVTNNGNYHFLVNHGERCEDKDECVLNATICGGNAKCHNTAGNYYCSCNPGFSQDNKTGICEDMNECVLNTTICGENAKCHNIPGNYSCICNPGFSLNNKTSICESECEADSTICGKKAKCHNIPAGHYCVCSPGFRLRSGITNFTKKDGSCEDICSMDPSMCGGGACHQGPHGYECVCHKGYTNYGFNQEACTAFNCDWPQEDVSSEQTLPELNDSHSLLNRLCKKLTGNDTAGASPPDGALDGPLDGKTLLMNLLSSIDGLLSKGPLSDKQIGMVLTLIEKALKVLGPLLNQSSTTPNNMARRAQGGKELLLKFLSIIDGLLSKGPLSDSKLVTILLSSVESALKLVGPLLEDRQTKISTGYVEVELRVERGDAPLNGPVRLFSGNAQLDTHWEMAAGAKFPGFTTVALLIYKNLEKSSNDSFALTPDEANPKFQMNSKVVTATVSNSNTTQLTKNITLSFPHLNSKEEQHKCVYWDHERDAWSDRGCTVVMTNATDTVCSCNHLSSFAVLMALYEVEDTFELLLMTWVGLSLSIVCLLACVLTFAFCHSIQCTRTTIHLHLSLSLFIASLIFLVGISRTENQTGCAVVAGLLHFFYLSVFCWMCLEGVQLFRMVVLVFHTTLRTRYLMAAGYGVPAVIVAISAAAYPKGYGSERLCWFDVRKDNFIWSFLGPVCVIITANVFFFLLTVYKLAEKFSSLNPDLNKLRKIKTFTITAVAQLAVLGLMWIFGCFQFNNSTMAMSYLFTFLNCLQGVLMFCMHCLLNKQVREEYGRFLSCVCAPHKAKYSDFSSNQSKSQLSKSAQNTGESQI; translated from the exons ATGAGATACAGAGGGCATCTCCTGATTTGGG aaTTGCTGTTGCTCCTGCTTTTCCTTGTGGTTATATCTGAAGGCTGTGCAACTGGCTGTAAGGATGGGTGTAAGAAGGAAAGAAATGGATCTTGCATAG ACGAAAATGAGTGTGATGAAGAGGAAGTTGAACTCCTATGTGGTCACAATGCAGAGTGCTTCAACACAGAGGGCAGCTACTACTGTCAGTGTGAGTCCGGATTCAAATCCACTAAGGGAAATGTCAACTTTACTGGTGAAGATTCAGTGACATGCCAAG ATATCAATGAGTGTGTAGTGGAAAACATAGACTGCGGTCCCCATACCACATGTGTTAACAATATAGGAGGGTATACTTGCATGTGTGAGGATGGATTTAAGACAAGTAGCGGAAAAGAGACATTTCAGGTTGACCAGGGAGTAACATGTCAAG ATATTGATGAGTGCACAGTGGAAAACTGCGGCCCGCATGCCACATGTCAAAACACTCAGGGAAGTTATGCTTGCATCTGTGAGGATGGGTTTGTGACAAACAATGGAAATTACCATTTTTTGGTTAACCACGGAGAGAGATGTGAAG ACAAAGATGAGTGTGTCCTGAACGCCACCATTTGTGGGGGGAACGCTAAATGCCACAACACCGCTGGAAACTACTACTGCAGCTGTAACCCTGGATTCAGTCAGGACAACAAAACTGGTATTTGTGAAG atatgaATGAGTGTGTCCTTAACACGACCATTTGTGGGGAGAACGCTAAATGCCACAACATCCCTGGGAACTATTCCTGCATCTGTAACCCTGGATTCAGTCTGAACAACAAAACTAGCATTTGTGAAA GTGAGTGTGAGGCTGACAGCACCATTTGTGGGAAAAAGGCAAAATGCCACAACATCCCAGCAGGCCACTACTGTGTGTGCAGCCCTGGCTTCAGACTTAGGTCTGGAATCACCAACTTCACCAAAAAAGATGGATCCTGTGAAG ACATTTGCTCTATGGACCCCTCCATGTGTGGAGGAGGTGCATGTCACCAGGGTCCTCATGGTTATGAATGTGTTTGTCACAAAGGATATACCAATTATGGCTTCAATCAGGAAGCGTGCACAg CATTCAACTGTGACTGGCCTCAGGAAGATGTCAGTTCTGAGCAG ACTCTGCCTGAACTGAATGATTCTCATTCCCTGCTGAACCGCCTGTGTAAGAAACTGACAGGAAATGACACAGCTGGAGCTTCACCTCCAGATGGAGCACTGGATGGGCCTTTGGATGGAAAGACACTGTTAATG AACCTTCTGTCATCAATAGATGGCCTGCTGTCAAAAGGTCCCCTCAGTGACAAGCAGATCGGCATGGTGTTGACTTTAATTGAGAAAGCACTGAAAGTCCTCGGACCTCTGCTAAACCAAAGTTCAACTACCCCAAATAACATGGCCAGGAGAGCTCAGGGTGGAAAGGAGCTGTTACTG AAATTCCTGTCAATAATAGATGGTCTGTTGTCAAAAGGACCCCTCAGTGACAGCAAGCTAGTCACCATATTGTTGTCTTCTGTTGAGAGCGCACTGAAACTAGTTGGACCACTGCTAGAAGACAGACAAACCAAAATTTCTACCGGATATGTTG AGGTGGAACTGCGGGTGGAGAGGGGAGATGCACCACTCAACGGGCCTGTCCGCTTGTTTTCCGGGAACGCCCAACTGGACACACACTGGGAGATGGCGGCAGGAGCCAAATTCCCTG GATTCACCACTGTTGCCTTGCTGATCTATAAGAACCTGGAGAAATCATCTAATGACTCTTTTGCTCTGACTCCTGATGAAGCAAACCCGAAGTTCCAGATGAACTCAAAAGTAGTCACAGCAACAGTTAGCAATTCCAACACAACACAGCTGACGAAGAATatcaccctctctttcccccaTCTCAAC TCAAAGGAGGAACAGCACAAATGTGTTTACTGGGACCACGAGCGCGACGCGTGGTCTGACCGCGGGTGTACAGTGGTGATGACCAACGCGACCGACACAGTGTGCTCCTGCAACCATCTCAGCAGCTTCGCAGTGCTCATGGCTCTCTACGAGGTCGAG GACACTTTTGAGCTGCTCCTGATGACCTGGGTGGGGCTGTCCCTGTCCATCGTGTGTCTCCTGGCCTGCGTCCTCACCTTCGCCTTCTGCCACTCCATCCAGTGCACACGCACCACCATCCACCTGCACCTCAGCCTCAGCCTCTTCATCGCCAGCCTCATCTTCCTTGTGGGCATCTCCCGCACCGAAAACCAG ACGGGCTGTGCGGTGGTGGCGGGGCTGCTGCACTTCTTCTACCTGTCTGTCTTCTGCTGGATGTGCCTGGAGGGCGTGCAGCTGTTCCGCATGGTGGTGCTGGTCTTCCACACCACACTGCGGACCCGCTACTTGATGGCGGCCGGCTACGGAGTCCCCGCGGTGATAGTGGCCATCTCGGCCGCGGCCTACCCCAAAGGATACGGCTCCGAGCGCCT GTGCTGGTTTGATGTGAGAAAAGACAACTTCATCTGGAGTTTCCTTGGCCCTGTCTGTGTCATCATTACT GCCAACGTCTTCTTCTTCCTGTTAACAGTCTACAAGCTGGCTGAGAAGTTCTCCAGTCTCAATCCTGATCTTAACAAACTGCGTAAAATTAA GACATTTACAATCACTGCAGTAGCTCAGCTTGCTGTGCTGGGCCTTATGTGGATCTTTGGCTGCTTCCAGTTCAACAACTCCACCATGGCCATGTCGTACCTCTTCACCTTCCTCAACTGCCTGCAAGGCGTGCTGATGTTTTGCATGCACTGTCTGCTCAACAAGCAG GTGAGAGAGGAGTACGGCAGGTTCCTGTCCTGCGTCTGTGCTCCGCACAAGGCCAAGTATTCAGACTTCAGCTCAAACCAGTCCAAGTCTCAG TTGTCCAAGAGTGCCCAGAACACCGGAGAGTCCCAGATCTGA
- the LOC121704752 gene encoding adhesion G protein-coupled receptor E5 isoform X2: MRYRGHLLIWELLLLLLFLVVISEGCATGCKDGCKKERNGSCIDENECDEEEVELLCGHNAECFNTEGSYYCQCESGFKSTKGNVNFTGEDSVTCQDINECVVENIDCGPHTTCVNNIGGYTCMCEDGFKTSSGKETFQVDQGVTCQDIDECTVENCGPHATCQNTQGSYACICEDGFVTNNGNYHFLVNHGERCEDKDECVLNATICGGNAKCHNTAGNYYCSCNPGFSQDNKTGICEGECEADSTICGKKAKCHNIPAGHYCVCSPGFRLRSGITNFTKKDGSCEDICSMDPSMCGGGACHQGPHGYECVCHKGYTNYGFNQEACTAFNCDWPQEDVSSEQTLPELNDSHSLLNRLCKKLTGNDTAGASPPDGALDGPLDGKTLLMNLLSSIDGLLSKGPLSDKQIGMVLTLIEKALKVLGPLLNQSSTTPNNMARRAQGGKELLLKFLSIIDGLLSKGPLSDSKLVTILLSSVESALKLVGPLLEDRQTKISTGYVEVELRVERGDAPLNGPVRLFSGNAQLDTHWEMAAGAKFPGFTTVALLIYKNLEKSSNDSFALTPDEANPKFQMNSKVVTATVSNSNTTQLTKNITLSFPHLNSKEEQHKCVYWDHERDAWSDRGCTVVMTNATDTVCSCNHLSSFAVLMALYEVEDTFELLLMTWVGLSLSIVCLLACVLTFAFCHSIQCTRTTIHLHLSLSLFIASLIFLVGISRTENQTGCAVVAGLLHFFYLSVFCWMCLEGVQLFRMVVLVFHTTLRTRYLMAAGYGVPAVIVAISAAAYPKGYGSERLCWFDVRKDNFIWSFLGPVCVIITANVFFFLLTVYKLAEKFSSLNPDLNKLRKIKTFTITAVAQLAVLGLMWIFGCFQFNNSTMAMSYLFTFLNCLQGVLMFCMHCLLNKQVREEYGRFLSCVCAPHKAKYSDFSSNQSKSQLSKSAQNTGESQI, translated from the exons ATGAGATACAGAGGGCATCTCCTGATTTGGG aaTTGCTGTTGCTCCTGCTTTTCCTTGTGGTTATATCTGAAGGCTGTGCAACTGGCTGTAAGGATGGGTGTAAGAAGGAAAGAAATGGATCTTGCATAG ACGAAAATGAGTGTGATGAAGAGGAAGTTGAACTCCTATGTGGTCACAATGCAGAGTGCTTCAACACAGAGGGCAGCTACTACTGTCAGTGTGAGTCCGGATTCAAATCCACTAAGGGAAATGTCAACTTTACTGGTGAAGATTCAGTGACATGCCAAG ATATCAATGAGTGTGTAGTGGAAAACATAGACTGCGGTCCCCATACCACATGTGTTAACAATATAGGAGGGTATACTTGCATGTGTGAGGATGGATTTAAGACAAGTAGCGGAAAAGAGACATTTCAGGTTGACCAGGGAGTAACATGTCAAG ATATTGATGAGTGCACAGTGGAAAACTGCGGCCCGCATGCCACATGTCAAAACACTCAGGGAAGTTATGCTTGCATCTGTGAGGATGGGTTTGTGACAAACAATGGAAATTACCATTTTTTGGTTAACCACGGAGAGAGATGTGAAG ACAAAGATGAGTGTGTCCTGAACGCCACCATTTGTGGGGGGAACGCTAAATGCCACAACACCGCTGGAAACTACTACTGCAGCTGTAACCCTGGATTCAGTCAGGACAACAAAACTGGTATTTGTGAAG GTGAGTGTGAGGCTGACAGCACCATTTGTGGGAAAAAGGCAAAATGCCACAACATCCCAGCAGGCCACTACTGTGTGTGCAGCCCTGGCTTCAGACTTAGGTCTGGAATCACCAACTTCACCAAAAAAGATGGATCCTGTGAAG ACATTTGCTCTATGGACCCCTCCATGTGTGGAGGAGGTGCATGTCACCAGGGTCCTCATGGTTATGAATGTGTTTGTCACAAAGGATATACCAATTATGGCTTCAATCAGGAAGCGTGCACAg CATTCAACTGTGACTGGCCTCAGGAAGATGTCAGTTCTGAGCAG ACTCTGCCTGAACTGAATGATTCTCATTCCCTGCTGAACCGCCTGTGTAAGAAACTGACAGGAAATGACACAGCTGGAGCTTCACCTCCAGATGGAGCACTGGATGGGCCTTTGGATGGAAAGACACTGTTAATG AACCTTCTGTCATCAATAGATGGCCTGCTGTCAAAAGGTCCCCTCAGTGACAAGCAGATCGGCATGGTGTTGACTTTAATTGAGAAAGCACTGAAAGTCCTCGGACCTCTGCTAAACCAAAGTTCAACTACCCCAAATAACATGGCCAGGAGAGCTCAGGGTGGAAAGGAGCTGTTACTG AAATTCCTGTCAATAATAGATGGTCTGTTGTCAAAAGGACCCCTCAGTGACAGCAAGCTAGTCACCATATTGTTGTCTTCTGTTGAGAGCGCACTGAAACTAGTTGGACCACTGCTAGAAGACAGACAAACCAAAATTTCTACCGGATATGTTG AGGTGGAACTGCGGGTGGAGAGGGGAGATGCACCACTCAACGGGCCTGTCCGCTTGTTTTCCGGGAACGCCCAACTGGACACACACTGGGAGATGGCGGCAGGAGCCAAATTCCCTG GATTCACCACTGTTGCCTTGCTGATCTATAAGAACCTGGAGAAATCATCTAATGACTCTTTTGCTCTGACTCCTGATGAAGCAAACCCGAAGTTCCAGATGAACTCAAAAGTAGTCACAGCAACAGTTAGCAATTCCAACACAACACAGCTGACGAAGAATatcaccctctctttcccccaTCTCAAC TCAAAGGAGGAACAGCACAAATGTGTTTACTGGGACCACGAGCGCGACGCGTGGTCTGACCGCGGGTGTACAGTGGTGATGACCAACGCGACCGACACAGTGTGCTCCTGCAACCATCTCAGCAGCTTCGCAGTGCTCATGGCTCTCTACGAGGTCGAG GACACTTTTGAGCTGCTCCTGATGACCTGGGTGGGGCTGTCCCTGTCCATCGTGTGTCTCCTGGCCTGCGTCCTCACCTTCGCCTTCTGCCACTCCATCCAGTGCACACGCACCACCATCCACCTGCACCTCAGCCTCAGCCTCTTCATCGCCAGCCTCATCTTCCTTGTGGGCATCTCCCGCACCGAAAACCAG ACGGGCTGTGCGGTGGTGGCGGGGCTGCTGCACTTCTTCTACCTGTCTGTCTTCTGCTGGATGTGCCTGGAGGGCGTGCAGCTGTTCCGCATGGTGGTGCTGGTCTTCCACACCACACTGCGGACCCGCTACTTGATGGCGGCCGGCTACGGAGTCCCCGCGGTGATAGTGGCCATCTCGGCCGCGGCCTACCCCAAAGGATACGGCTCCGAGCGCCT GTGCTGGTTTGATGTGAGAAAAGACAACTTCATCTGGAGTTTCCTTGGCCCTGTCTGTGTCATCATTACT GCCAACGTCTTCTTCTTCCTGTTAACAGTCTACAAGCTGGCTGAGAAGTTCTCCAGTCTCAATCCTGATCTTAACAAACTGCGTAAAATTAA GACATTTACAATCACTGCAGTAGCTCAGCTTGCTGTGCTGGGCCTTATGTGGATCTTTGGCTGCTTCCAGTTCAACAACTCCACCATGGCCATGTCGTACCTCTTCACCTTCCTCAACTGCCTGCAAGGCGTGCTGATGTTTTGCATGCACTGTCTGCTCAACAAGCAG GTGAGAGAGGAGTACGGCAGGTTCCTGTCCTGCGTCTGTGCTCCGCACAAGGCCAAGTATTCAGACTTCAGCTCAAACCAGTCCAAGTCTCAG TTGTCCAAGAGTGCCCAGAACACCGGAGAGTCCCAGATCTGA